A window from gamma proteobacterium SS-5 encodes these proteins:
- a CDS encoding DUF2058 domain-containing protein, protein MGNAFQDQFLKAGLVDEKKVKQAQKEQHRAKKQGKHQPPVNTTREASARAKAEQVARDKELNRQRQEAAQQKALAAEVRQMILTSRLDREDGDSPYHFTDDSRVKQLYVTEAQRGQLGRGQLAIATLDGRYELIPKAVAEKIRQRDPARIILLVEAAAPADQPDDPYADFKVPDDLIW, encoded by the coding sequence ATGGGTAATGCCTTTCAAGACCAATTCCTCAAGGCCGGCCTGGTTGATGAGAAGAAGGTCAAGCAAGCCCAGAAGGAACAGCATCGGGCCAAGAAACAGGGCAAGCACCAGCCGCCGGTCAACACCACCCGTGAAGCCAGCGCGCGCGCCAAGGCCGAGCAGGTAGCGCGGGACAAGGAGCTGAATCGCCAGCGACAGGAAGCCGCCCAACAGAAGGCGCTGGCCGCAGAAGTCCGCCAGATGATCCTGACCAGCCGGCTGGACCGCGAAGATGGCGACAGCCCCTACCACTTCACCGATGATAGCCGGGTCAAGCAGCTTTACGTCACCGAAGCCCAGCGCGGACAACTTGGTCGGGGACAGCTCGCGATCGCCACCCTGGATGGGCGCTACGAACTGATCCCCAAGGCCGTCGCCGAAAAGATTCGCCAGCGGGACCCCGCCCGCATCATCCTGCTTGTTGAGGCCGCAGCGCCAGCGGATCAGCCGGATGATCCCTACGCCGACTTCAAGGTACCGGACGACCTGATCTGGTAG